From a region of the Streptomyces venezuelae genome:
- the pdhA gene encoding pyruvate dehydrogenase (acetyl-transferring) E1 component subunit alpha, whose product MSSTTPQHEGKARSAARRSGRKKGPATAARGTPDRHPAPGHHLSLLRRMLAIRRFEERCVELYSGAKIRGFVHLYIGEEAVAVGVNQALREEDAVVSTYREHGHALARGVPADAVMAEMYGRATGCSRGRGGSMHLFDATHRFYGGNAIVAGGLPLAAGLALADRMRGSTRVTCCFFGDGAFAEGEFHETANLAALWRLPLLLVCENNLYAMGTSLAREHAQTNLAMRAASYGMPAWTVDGMDVLAVEAAALRAAESVRAGNGPHFLEAQTYRFRAHSMYDPDRYRAKSEIEEWKGRDPLKGLAELMRSEGQLDDRMMEELDMEVLAEIDQAVGRAEEAPLEPVADLLRFVTSETGSTA is encoded by the coding sequence ATGAGCAGCACCACCCCGCAGCACGAAGGAAAGGCCCGGAGCGCAGCGCGCAGGAGCGGGCGCAAGAAGGGACCCGCCACCGCTGCCCGCGGCACTCCCGACAGGCATCCCGCACCCGGGCACCACCTGTCCCTGCTCCGCCGGATGCTTGCCATCAGACGGTTCGAGGAGAGGTGCGTGGAGCTCTACAGCGGCGCGAAGATCCGTGGGTTCGTCCACCTCTACATCGGTGAGGAAGCCGTCGCCGTGGGCGTCAACCAGGCACTGCGCGAGGAGGACGCGGTGGTCTCCACCTACCGCGAACACGGGCACGCACTGGCTCGCGGAGTTCCCGCCGACGCCGTGATGGCCGAGATGTACGGCAGGGCCACCGGCTGCAGCCGCGGACGCGGCGGCTCCATGCACCTGTTCGACGCCACGCACCGCTTCTACGGGGGCAACGCGATCGTGGCCGGCGGCCTGCCCCTGGCGGCCGGACTCGCACTCGCCGACCGGATGCGCGGCAGCACCCGCGTCACCTGCTGTTTTTTCGGGGACGGAGCTTTCGCCGAAGGCGAGTTCCACGAGACGGCCAACCTCGCGGCCCTGTGGCGGCTACCCCTGTTGCTGGTCTGCGAGAACAACCTGTACGCCATGGGCACGAGCCTGGCCCGGGAGCACGCCCAGACCAACCTCGCCATGCGTGCCGCTTCCTACGGCATGCCTGCGTGGACGGTCGACGGCATGGACGTCCTCGCGGTCGAAGCGGCCGCACTCAGAGCTGCGGAGTCCGTACGCGCGGGCAACGGACCGCACTTCCTCGAGGCGCAGACGTACCGGTTCCGCGCCCACTCCATGTACGACCCCGACCGGTACCGGGCCAAGTCCGAGATCGAGGAATGGAAGGGACGCGACCCCCTCAAAGGGCTGGCCGAACTGATGCGTTCCGAAGGGCAGCTCGACGACCGGATGATGGAAGAACTCGACATGGAAGTACTCGCCGAGATCGACCAGGCCGTAGGGAGGGCCGAGGAAGCCCCGCTCGAACCGGTCGCGGACCTGCTCCGCTTCGTCACGAGCGAAACCGGGAGCACGGCATGA
- the acsA gene encoding acetate--CoA ligase: protein MDHLIIHKQPGPDAPFMLQDYDRARADFTWDEARSLLSGLPGGGLNIGYEAIDRHLAAGQGGREALRCIAPDDTVTHLTYAELGSLTGRFANVLTALGVGRQERVFTLLGRCPELYTTVLGTLRSTRVLCPLFSAFGPEPVRRRLELGDARVLVTTEALYRRKVEENRHRLPHLDHVLLVGPVTDLPTGTLSFAELMEQAPEEYAVPPTDPEDMALLHFTSGTTGTPKGAVHVHEAVVAHHATAAFALDLRREDVYWCTADPGWVTGTSYGIIAPLTHGATVVVDEGDFDVHRWYRILANQRVTVWYTAPTAIRMLMRATPRDGTRELPGPYDLSDLRFIASVGEPLNPEAVLWGQEVLGLPIHDNWWQTETGAIMIANFAASDIRPGSMGRPLPGVEAALLERGEDGRAEVTEGRVRVITDAGVEGELALRPGWPSMFRGYLNEEARYRACFADGWYLTGDLAKRDEDGWFWFVGRADDVIKSAGHLIGPFEVESALMEHPAVAEAGVIGRPDPVVGAVVKAFVSLRPGLSPDASLKRELLAFARRRLGPAVAPREIEFEQNLPKTRSGKVMRRLLRAREMGLPEGDLSTLENPG, encoded by the coding sequence ATGGATCACTTGATCATCCACAAACAGCCCGGACCCGATGCCCCCTTCATGCTCCAGGACTACGATCGGGCGCGCGCGGATTTCACCTGGGACGAGGCCAGGTCCCTGCTGTCCGGGCTGCCCGGAGGCGGGCTGAACATCGGCTACGAGGCCATTGACCGACACCTGGCGGCCGGCCAGGGCGGGCGGGAAGCACTCCGCTGCATCGCGCCCGACGACACCGTCACCCACCTCACCTACGCCGAGCTCGGCAGCCTCACGGGCCGCTTCGCAAACGTCCTCACCGCCCTGGGCGTGGGACGACAGGAGAGAGTCTTCACGCTCCTCGGTCGCTGCCCCGAGCTGTATACGACCGTACTGGGCACGCTGCGCAGCACACGCGTGCTGTGCCCGCTCTTCTCGGCCTTCGGCCCCGAGCCCGTGCGCCGGCGGCTGGAGCTGGGCGATGCCCGGGTCCTTGTCACCACCGAGGCGCTGTACCGGCGCAAGGTCGAGGAGAACAGGCACCGCCTGCCTCACCTTGACCACGTTCTGTTGGTGGGTCCGGTCACGGACCTCCCGACCGGCACCCTCTCCTTCGCCGAACTCATGGAACAGGCCCCGGAGGAGTACGCGGTGCCGCCCACCGATCCGGAGGACATGGCGCTGCTGCACTTCACCAGCGGCACGACCGGTACCCCGAAGGGCGCGGTCCACGTGCACGAAGCGGTTGTGGCCCACCACGCGACGGCGGCCTTCGCGCTCGATCTGCGCCGGGAGGACGTGTACTGGTGTACAGCGGACCCGGGATGGGTGACCGGTACCTCGTACGGGATCATCGCCCCACTCACGCACGGCGCGACCGTCGTGGTCGACGAAGGGGACTTCGACGTCCACCGCTGGTACCGAATCCTCGCCAACCAGCGGGTCACGGTCTGGTACACGGCACCGACCGCGATCCGCATGCTGATGCGCGCCACCCCCAGGGACGGCACCCGAGAGCTGCCCGGGCCGTACGACCTGTCGGATCTGCGCTTCATCGCAAGCGTGGGTGAGCCGCTCAACCCGGAAGCCGTCCTGTGGGGGCAGGAGGTGCTCGGCCTGCCGATCCACGACAACTGGTGGCAGACGGAGACCGGAGCGATCATGATCGCCAACTTCGCGGCCAGCGACATCCGGCCCGGCTCCATGGGACGCCCCCTGCCCGGTGTGGAGGCCGCGCTGCTCGAACGCGGCGAGGACGGACGCGCCGAGGTCACGGAAGGCCGCGTTCGGGTCATCACCGATGCGGGCGTCGAGGGAGAGCTGGCGCTGCGTCCGGGCTGGCCCTCCATGTTCCGGGGCTATCTGAACGAGGAGGCCCGTTACCGGGCCTGCTTCGCAGACGGCTGGTACCTCACCGGCGACCTCGCGAAACGCGACGAGGACGGGTGGTTCTGGTTCGTCGGCCGTGCCGACGACGTCATCAAGTCGGCCGGACACCTCATCGGACCGTTCGAGGTGGAGAGCGCGCTGATGGAGCATCCCGCCGTCGCGGAGGCCGGCGTGATCGGCCGCCCGGACCCGGTCGTGGGAGCCGTCGTCAAGGCATTCGTCTCGCTCCGTCCGGGACTCTCCCCCGACGCGTCCCTCAAGCGAGAACTTCTGGCGTTCGCACGCAGGCGGCTGGGCCCCGCGGTGGCGCCCAGAGAGATCGAGTTCGAGCAGAACCTCCCCAAGACGCGCAGCGGCAAGGTGATGCGCCGTCTGCTGCGCGCCCGGGAAATGGGATTGCCCGAAGGGGATCTGTCCACGCTGGAGAACCCGGGCTGA
- a CDS encoding CBS domain-containing protein: MKHIKVGDLMTDEVVSVVTSTPFKDVAKLLAQHDISGLPVLDDEERVLGIVSESDLIGRAAADHAPVGEELGGGRAGTEVPSEAAFTAGEAMSAPAVTVHADETAAGAARLMARRGVERLPVVDDEDRLVGIVTRRDLLWLFLRPDSEIRHRVVADILVDTMGLDAEAVTVHVVDGIVTLEGRLERQSQIPSLIRLTSQLDGVVAVVSRLTATLDDSLLTPPHRSVYGMSG; encoded by the coding sequence ATGAAGCACATCAAGGTCGGAGACCTGATGACCGACGAGGTCGTCTCGGTCGTGACGTCAACCCCTTTCAAGGATGTCGCCAAGCTGCTCGCTCAGCACGACATCAGCGGGCTGCCGGTCCTCGACGACGAGGAGCGGGTGCTCGGAATCGTCTCCGAGAGTGACCTGATCGGCCGCGCAGCCGCCGACCACGCGCCGGTGGGTGAAGAGCTCGGTGGCGGGCGGGCCGGGACTGAAGTCCCCTCGGAGGCGGCTTTCACCGCTGGTGAGGCCATGTCCGCACCGGCGGTCACGGTTCACGCGGACGAGACCGCGGCAGGAGCCGCCCGGCTGATGGCCCGCCGAGGCGTCGAGCGACTGCCGGTCGTGGACGACGAGGACCGACTCGTCGGCATCGTCACCCGCCGTGACCTTCTCTGGCTCTTCCTGCGACCGGACTCGGAGATACGACACCGCGTGGTCGCGGACATACTCGTGGACACCATGGGACTGGACGCCGAGGCGGTCACCGTCCACGTGGTCGACGGCATCGTGACACTGGAAGGCCGACTGGAGAGACAAAGCCAGATTCCCTCCCTGATCCGCCTCACCAGCCAGCTGGACGGGGTGGTCGCAGTCGTCTCCCGCCTGACAGCCACCCTTGATGACTCCCTGCTCACCCCACCCCACCGCAGCGTCTACGGGATGTCCGGGTAG